A genome region from Drosophila simulans strain w501 chromosome 2R, Prin_Dsim_3.1, whole genome shotgun sequence includes the following:
- the LOC27208422 gene encoding protein D2 yields the protein MLVSCPLVCPVEKLVTELKKHHVIPRLLACKPTKVISVLYPCDIDIKPGIMIVINETLKQPIIRFKADPEHFHTLMMVDLDVPPDNHTEWLIWMVGNIPGCDVAMGQTLVAYDNRRTIHGSNVHRIVFLAFKQYLELDFDETFVPEGEEKGRATFNCHNFARKYALGNPMAANFYLVEWLWRWTPTFLVSEHEFEHLNENE from the coding sequence ATGCTGGTGAGCTGCCCGTTGGTTTGTCCAGTTGAGAAACTGGTCACGGAACTCAAGAAGCACCACGTGATTCCCCGCCTGCTTGCCTGCAAGCCCACAAAGGTGATCAGTGTGCTATATCCCTGCGATATCGACATCAAGCCGGGCATTATGATAGTGATAAATGAGACGCTGAAGCAACCGATCATTCGGTTCAAGGCCGATCCGGAACACTTTCACACGCTGATGATGGTCGACTTGGATGTGCCGCCGGACAATCATACGGAGTGGCTCATTTGGATGGTGGGTAATATTCCGGGCTGCGATGTCGCCATGGGGCAGACGCTTGTCGCCTACGACAACCGGCGGACCATCCACGGCAGTAACGTCCATCGCATCGTCTTCCTGGCCTTCAAACAGTATCTGGAGCTCGATTTCGACGAGACTTTCGTTCCCGAGGGCGAGGAAAAGGGTCGTGCCACCTTCAATTGCCACAATTTTGCCAGGAAGTATGCGCTGGGCAATCCAATGGCTGCCAATTTCTATCTGGTGGAATGGTTGTGGCGATGGACACCAACTTTCCTTGTCTCGGAACATGAATTCgaacatttaaatgaaaatgaataa